A genome region from Labrys wisconsinensis includes the following:
- a CDS encoding ABC transporter ATP-binding protein has protein sequence MAAIELRDVRKSFQSLEVIRGISLTVGEGAFTVFVGPSGCGKSTLLRMIAGLEEIGSGEIRIDGRRCDHLLPAARGLAMVFQSYALYPHMSVGQNLRFGLENLKVPKAEIDARVARAADILEISHLMKRRPSQLSGGQSQRVAIGRAIVKEPKAFLFDEPLSNLDAELRVKMRGELVALHRRLGSTMVYVTHDQVEAMTMADQIVVLREGAVEQVGAPIDLYARPANQFVAGFLGAPQMNFVKSRIERQDGCLGLALGEGTSLVLPGRDVALPDGAPVTIGIRPEHAEIGDGPLKARVETTEILGSETVIHARLQSGQGFTLARRGISGAKAGDDVMLALPAPFVHLFDENGIAVGATPDWRRDYVR, from the coding sequence ATGGCGGCGATCGAGCTCAGGGATGTCCGGAAGAGCTTCCAGTCGCTGGAGGTGATCCGCGGCATCAGCCTCACGGTGGGCGAGGGCGCCTTCACCGTGTTCGTCGGCCCTTCGGGCTGCGGCAAGTCGACCTTGCTCCGGATGATCGCCGGCCTCGAAGAGATCGGTTCCGGGGAGATCCGCATCGACGGCAGGCGCTGCGACCATCTGCTTCCGGCGGCGCGGGGGCTCGCAATGGTCTTCCAGTCCTATGCGCTCTACCCGCACATGAGCGTCGGGCAGAACCTGCGCTTCGGCCTGGAGAATCTTAAGGTTCCCAAGGCCGAGATCGACGCGCGCGTCGCCAGGGCGGCCGATATCCTGGAAATATCGCACCTGATGAAGCGGCGGCCGAGCCAGCTTTCCGGCGGGCAGAGCCAGCGCGTCGCCATCGGCCGCGCCATCGTCAAGGAACCCAAGGCGTTCCTGTTCGACGAGCCGCTGTCCAATCTCGACGCCGAGCTGAGGGTGAAGATGCGCGGCGAGCTGGTGGCGCTGCACCGCCGGCTCGGCTCGACCATGGTCTATGTCACGCATGACCAAGTCGAAGCCATGACCATGGCCGACCAGATCGTCGTGCTGCGGGAAGGCGCGGTCGAGCAGGTGGGGGCGCCCATCGACCTCTATGCCCGCCCCGCCAACCAGTTCGTCGCCGGCTTCCTCGGGGCGCCGCAGATGAACTTCGTCAAGAGCCGGATCGAGAGGCAGGACGGCTGCCTCGGCCTGGCGCTGGGCGAGGGCACGAGCCTCGTGCTGCCGGGCCGCGACGTCGCGCTGCCGGACGGCGCGCCGGTGACCATCGGCATCCGCCCCGAGCATGCCGAGATCGGCGACGGGCCGCTGAAGGCTCGGGTCGAGACGACGGAGATCCTCGGTTCGGAGACCGTCATTCATGCCCGGCTTCAGTCGGGGCAGGGCTTTACCCTGGCGCGGCGCGGGATATCCGGCGCCAAGGCCGGCGACGACGTCATGCTGGCGCTGCCGGCCCCCTTCGTTCACCTGTTCGACGAGAACGGCATCGCGGTCGGCGCGACGCCGGACTGGCGTCGCGACTATGTCAGGTGA
- a CDS encoding GNAT family N-acetyltransferase gives MTLPAWREEPIAKAHDRASFDCGDRQMNEFLRRFARQSHAQNAAKTFCAIDSAAPTRILGFYSIAPSAVAHDNVPASMTKGLARHEVSGFKLARLATDITVAGQGLGGQLLAAAALRCLRLADQGGGILMIIDAKHERAAHWYASYGAEALAGKPLTLVMSLATFAADLKAKGLL, from the coding sequence ATGACGCTGCCGGCATGGCGCGAGGAGCCGATCGCCAAGGCGCATGATCGCGCGTCCTTCGATTGCGGCGATCGGCAGATGAACGAGTTTCTGCGACGCTTCGCGCGGCAGAGCCACGCGCAAAACGCCGCCAAGACCTTTTGCGCGATCGACAGCGCAGCTCCCACCCGAATCCTCGGCTTTTACAGCATCGCGCCATCGGCCGTCGCCCATGACAACGTGCCGGCGTCCATGACGAAAGGGCTCGCCCGGCATGAAGTGTCGGGCTTCAAGCTCGCGCGCCTGGCGACCGACATCACCGTGGCGGGACAGGGGCTCGGCGGGCAGCTCCTCGCCGCGGCGGCACTGCGCTGCCTGCGGCTGGCCGACCAGGGCGGCGGCATCTTGATGATCATCGACGCGAAACATGAACGCGCAGCGCATTGGTATGCGAGCTACGGCGCCGAGGCGCTTGCGGGGAAGCCGTTGACCCTGGTCATGTCGCTGGCGACCTTCGCGGCTGATTTGAAGGCCAAGGGATTGCTGTAG
- a CDS encoding type II toxin-antitoxin system TacA family antitoxin — translation MPRPADHKTDRYQIRIPPAQKAMIARAAALSHKDMADFILDKIVPEAQAVIDAAEVVQVSNRDFTRIFDLLEHPPKPNDKLRAAIAALPDTL, via the coding sequence ATGCCCAGACCAGCCGACCACAAGACCGACCGCTACCAAATTCGCATCCCGCCCGCGCAGAAAGCAATGATCGCGCGCGCCGCGGCGTTGTCGCACAAGGACATGGCCGATTTCATCCTCGACAAAATCGTGCCGGAGGCACAGGCCGTGATCGATGCGGCCGAAGTCGTCCAGGTATCCAACCGCGATTTCACGCGCATCTTCGATCTACTGGAGCATCCGCCCAAGCCAAATGACAAGCTGCGGGCCGCCATCGCCGCGTTGCCCGACACTCTATGA
- a CDS encoding ArsR/SmtB family transcription factor: protein MEQHQGQLNDLFQALADPTRRAVLGRLGRGPASISELAKPFDMALPSFMKHIHVLEGSGWIRTRKQGRVRTCEIEKRAFAAADAWLSEQRALWEARFDRLDALVEGREND from the coding sequence ATGGAACAGCATCAGGGGCAGCTGAACGATCTCTTCCAGGCCCTGGCCGATCCGACGCGACGTGCCGTCCTGGGGCGGCTGGGCAGGGGGCCGGCGAGCATCAGCGAGCTGGCGAAGCCGTTCGACATGGCCTTGCCGTCGTTCATGAAGCACATCCATGTCCTGGAGGGCAGCGGATGGATCCGGACGCGCAAGCAGGGCCGCGTGCGGACATGCGAGATCGAGAAGAGGGCGTTCGCCGCGGCGGACGCATGGCTATCCGAACAACGCGCGCTCTGGGAGGCGCGCTTCGATCGTCTCGACGCTTTGGTGGAGGGCAGGGAAAATGACTGA
- a CDS encoding SRPBCC family protein yields MTDTTLDLEIVRHVAAPRAKVWRAWSDPDILKQWWCPKPWMTQVRAFDFRAGGAFHTFMSGPDGGESDNPGLFLEIVPMERIVWTSMLLAGWRPATPWLGMTGIFILADEGAGTRYTARCLHQNDADRRKHEEMGFFDGWGTVIGQIEEVAASLP; encoded by the coding sequence ATGACTGACACGACGTTGGACCTGGAGATCGTGCGTCATGTCGCGGCGCCGCGCGCCAAGGTGTGGCGGGCCTGGAGCGATCCCGATATCCTCAAGCAATGGTGGTGCCCGAAGCCGTGGATGACGCAGGTGCGCGCCTTCGATTTCCGTGCCGGCGGCGCATTCCACACCTTCATGAGCGGCCCGGATGGCGGCGAGAGCGATAATCCCGGGCTCTTCCTGGAGATCGTGCCGATGGAGCGCATCGTCTGGACCTCGATGCTGCTGGCCGGCTGGCGCCCCGCCACGCCGTGGCTCGGCATGACCGGCATCTTCATCCTGGCCGACGAAGGCGCCGGCACCCGCTACACCGCGCGCTGCCTCCACCAGAACGATGCCGACCGCAGGAAGCACGAGGAGATGGGCTTCTTCGACGGCTGGGGCACCGTGATCGGACAGATCGAGGAGGTGGCCGCGTCGCTGCCGTGA
- a CDS encoding HD domain-containing protein yields the protein MSAIVEEAGIPDSKLGHAITEYIRDTETELLFNHSSRVYHFGALAGVHRGLIFDRELLYAGAMFHDIGLMPSHSSKDERFEVDGAHAARDFLRSHGISEADAYTVWTAIALHTTPGVPQHMHPVVALVTAGVEMDVLGLTYSQYSDAEREAVVRAFPRTPKFKEDIIQAFYDGIRHKPQTTFGNVKADVIADKEPHFHRGNFCSVIRCSHWHG from the coding sequence ATGTCAGCCATCGTCGAAGAGGCAGGGATTCCCGACAGCAAGTTGGGACACGCCATCACCGAGTATATCCGCGACACCGAGACGGAGCTGCTCTTCAATCATTCGAGCCGCGTCTATCATTTCGGCGCGCTGGCCGGCGTCCATCGCGGCCTGATATTCGATCGCGAGCTACTCTATGCCGGCGCGATGTTCCACGATATCGGCCTCATGCCGAGCCACAGCAGCAAGGACGAGCGCTTCGAGGTCGACGGCGCCCATGCCGCCCGCGACTTCCTGCGGAGCCATGGCATATCCGAGGCGGACGCCTACACCGTCTGGACCGCGATCGCGCTGCACACCACGCCGGGCGTGCCCCAGCACATGCACCCCGTCGTCGCCCTCGTGACCGCCGGCGTCGAGATGGATGTGCTCGGCCTGACCTACAGCCAATATTCCGACGCCGAGCGCGAGGCCGTCGTCCGTGCCTTCCCGCGAACGCCGAAGTTCAAGGAAGATATCATCCAGGCCTTCTACGACGGCATCAGGCACAAGCCGCAGACCACCTTCGGCAACGTCAAGGCCGACGTCATCGCCGACAAGGAGCCGCATTTCCATCGCGGCAATTTCTGCAGCGTCATCCGCTGCTCGCATTGGCACGGCTGA
- a CDS encoding GlxA family transcriptional regulator — MRAKARTIVMVALPGVQLLDVSGPLDVFAEANAQAGHEAYRLLVAAGEPGPIRSSSGVRLMPDRIIGRDVEEAIDTLLVAGCPNAAEVPADRAVVDWLRRRAPAARRFGSVCSGAFFLAAAGLLDGRRVTTHWAVAERLAEQFPEVTVDEDAIQVGDGPVRTAAGVTAGLDLALGLVEEDLGRDIAMRVASQLVMFFKRPGGQAQFSRKGEAVPAGRAALQELQRWVAANPALDHSVANLAGRMDLSPRHFARLFRSEVGMTPASWVEEARVSAARRLLEQGSEAPKQVAARCGFADADTLRRAFARHVGVTPADYRKRFAGIAA; from the coding sequence ATGCGCGCGAAGGCAAGAACGATCGTGATGGTGGCGCTGCCCGGAGTGCAGCTTCTCGATGTCTCCGGTCCCCTGGACGTCTTCGCCGAGGCCAATGCCCAGGCCGGCCACGAGGCTTACCGTCTCCTCGTTGCGGCCGGTGAGCCTGGTCCGATCCGCAGCTCGTCGGGCGTGCGGCTGATGCCGGACCGGATCATCGGCCGCGATGTCGAGGAGGCCATCGACACGCTGCTCGTCGCGGGATGCCCGAACGCGGCCGAGGTGCCGGCGGATCGCGCCGTCGTCGACTGGCTGCGGCGGCGGGCGCCGGCGGCCCGGCGCTTCGGCTCGGTGTGCAGCGGCGCGTTCTTCCTCGCGGCGGCGGGCTTGCTCGACGGCCGGCGCGTGACCACGCATTGGGCGGTGGCCGAGCGGCTCGCCGAGCAGTTTCCGGAGGTGACCGTCGACGAGGACGCGATCCAGGTCGGCGACGGGCCGGTGCGGACCGCGGCCGGCGTGACCGCGGGGCTCGACCTGGCGCTCGGGCTCGTGGAGGAGGATCTCGGCCGCGACATCGCCATGCGGGTGGCGAGCCAGCTCGTGATGTTCTTCAAGCGGCCCGGCGGCCAAGCGCAGTTCAGCCGCAAGGGCGAGGCGGTGCCTGCGGGCCGGGCCGCGCTTCAGGAGCTTCAGCGCTGGGTGGCGGCCAATCCCGCGCTCGATCACAGCGTGGCGAACCTCGCCGGGCGCATGGATCTGAGCCCGCGCCATTTCGCGCGGCTGTTTCGCAGCGAGGTCGGCATGACCCCGGCAAGCTGGGTCGAGGAGGCGCGCGTCAGCGCGGCGCGGCGGCTCCTGGAGCAGGGGAGCGAGGCGCCCAAGCAGGTGGCGGCCCGCTGCGGGTTTGCCGATGCCGATACGCTGCGACGCGCCTTTGCCCGGCATGTCGGCGTGACGCCGGCAGACTATCGCAAGCGCTTCGCCGGCATCGCGGCCTGA
- a CDS encoding DUF817 domain-containing protein, translating into MPTERSSEGREPSAGAGWPFLAGLVEREERIGAYFAGRGRLSAGLYEFLRFGIKQGWACLFGGILLGLIIATRLWYPQHAALPRYDALVIACIVVQVALLWFGLETLEEAKVILVFHVVGTAMELFKTSAGSWHYPEASYLRVAGVPLFSGFMYAAVGSYLARVWRLFDFRFTRHPPLWALGLLSAAIYLNFFADHFGLDLRWLLVAATAVLFGRTTVYFKVWTVHRHMPLLLGFFLVALFIWFGENIGTRAGAWLYPNQIGSWAMVPPSKLTSWFLLMLISYTLVAAAMSRALRAAGEPLAVETEGGPA; encoded by the coding sequence ATGCCGACAGAGAGATCTTCCGAAGGGCGCGAGCCGAGCGCCGGCGCGGGCTGGCCGTTCCTTGCCGGTCTGGTCGAGCGGGAGGAGCGCATCGGCGCTTATTTCGCCGGCCGAGGCCGGCTCTCCGCCGGGCTCTACGAATTCCTGCGGTTCGGCATCAAGCAGGGCTGGGCCTGCCTCTTCGGCGGCATTCTTCTCGGCCTGATCATCGCGACGCGCCTGTGGTATCCCCAGCATGCGGCCTTGCCCCGCTACGACGCGCTCGTGATCGCCTGCATCGTCGTCCAGGTGGCCTTGCTGTGGTTCGGGCTCGAAACCCTTGAGGAAGCGAAGGTCATCCTGGTCTTCCACGTCGTCGGCACCGCGATGGAGCTGTTCAAGACCTCGGCCGGCTCCTGGCATTATCCCGAGGCGAGCTATCTGAGAGTCGCGGGCGTGCCGCTGTTCTCGGGGTTCATGTATGCGGCGGTGGGCAGCTATCTCGCGCGCGTCTGGCGCCTGTTCGACTTCCGCTTCACCAGGCATCCGCCCTTGTGGGCGCTGGGCCTGCTCTCGGCCGCCATCTACCTGAATTTCTTTGCCGATCATTTCGGTCTCGACCTGCGCTGGCTGCTGGTGGCGGCCACCGCCGTCCTGTTCGGCCGGACGACGGTCTATTTCAAGGTCTGGACGGTGCATCGCCACATGCCGCTGCTGCTCGGCTTCTTCCTCGTCGCGCTGTTCATCTGGTTCGGGGAGAATATCGGCACCCGCGCGGGGGCCTGGCTCTACCCCAACCAGATCGGGTCCTGGGCAATGGTGCCGCCCAGCAAGCTGACGTCCTGGTTCCTCTTGATGCTGATCTCCTACACCCTGGTGGCGGCCGCCATGTCCCGAGCGCTGCGCGCTGCCGGCGAGCCGCTGGCCGTCGAGACCGAGGGCGGCCCGGCATGA
- a CDS encoding ribosomal maturation YjgA family protein, whose translation MRRSFLLHIGAALVVMICGLIWRLIPMGLPGFVRNYGGGVLWGAMVLLVVGAFLGESRRWWIAPLMASSIALAAELFRLYHAPGLDAFRTTLAGALLLGRVFNPWNVIAYWLGIALAWPLHVWIRTAREP comes from the coding sequence ATGCGGAGATCCTTCCTGCTCCACATCGGCGCGGCGCTGGTCGTCATGATCTGCGGCCTCATCTGGCGCCTCATCCCCATGGGGCTGCCGGGCTTCGTCCGCAACTATGGCGGCGGCGTGCTGTGGGGCGCCATGGTCCTCCTCGTCGTCGGCGCCTTTCTCGGCGAGAGCAGGCGCTGGTGGATCGCGCCGCTCATGGCGTCGTCGATCGCGCTCGCTGCGGAATTGTTCCGCCTCTATCACGCGCCCGGGCTGGACGCGTTCCGCACCACGCTCGCCGGCGCCCTGCTGCTGGGGCGCGTCTTCAATCCCTGGAACGTCATCGCCTATTGGCTGGGCATCGCCCTGGCATGGCCCCTCCACGTGTGGATCCGGACTGCTCGGGAGCCGTGA
- a CDS encoding LysR family transcriptional regulator, whose amino-acid sequence MEPDLNALAVFALVAEERNFRAAADRLGVTRSAVSQTIRRLEEGLGIALVRRTTRSVGLTEAGERLHADVAPAMAEMRAAIERTEALRGRPRGRLRLAVSSIAERFLSGPFLAAFAEANPEVQLDVTVTDETFDIVAEGYDAGVRLGEVIEQDMIAVPVAGEERQLAVCSPAYRDRFGLPAHPAGLAAHRCIGWRPTPQAAPYRWEFAEDGREFSVAVAPEITTNDMALMIKLAVAGAGITFGMEESFRASIDRGELVAILEDYCPYFAGFYLYYPSRRNSAPKLRALVEHLQRRP is encoded by the coding sequence ATGGAGCCGGATCTCAATGCGCTCGCCGTCTTCGCCCTGGTGGCGGAGGAGCGGAATTTTCGCGCGGCCGCCGACCGGCTGGGCGTGACCCGTTCGGCCGTCAGCCAGACCATCCGGCGGCTCGAGGAAGGCCTCGGCATCGCGCTGGTCCGGCGCACGACGCGCAGCGTCGGCCTGACCGAGGCCGGCGAGCGGCTGCATGCGGATGTCGCTCCTGCCATGGCCGAGATGCGCGCGGCGATCGAGCGCACCGAAGCTTTGCGGGGGCGCCCGCGGGGGCGGCTGCGGCTGGCGGTCTCGTCGATCGCCGAGCGCTTCCTGTCCGGGCCGTTCCTCGCCGCCTTCGCCGAGGCCAATCCTGAGGTGCAGCTCGACGTCACCGTGACCGACGAGACGTTCGACATCGTGGCCGAGGGCTATGACGCCGGCGTGCGCCTGGGCGAGGTGATCGAGCAGGACATGATCGCCGTGCCCGTCGCCGGCGAGGAGCGCCAGCTGGCCGTCTGCTCGCCGGCCTATCGCGACCGTTTCGGCCTCCCCGCGCATCCCGCCGGACTCGCGGCGCATCGCTGCATCGGCTGGCGCCCGACGCCGCAGGCCGCGCCCTATCGCTGGGAATTCGCCGAGGACGGCAGGGAATTCAGCGTCGCCGTCGCGCCGGAGATCACGACGAACGACATGGCGCTGATGATCAAGCTCGCCGTGGCCGGAGCCGGCATCACCTTCGGCATGGAGGAGAGCTTCCGCGCCTCGATCGACCGCGGCGAGCTGGTGGCGATCCTGGAGGATTATTGCCCGTACTTTGCCGGCTTCTATCTCTATTATCCCAGCCGCCGCAACAGCGCGCCGAAGCTGCGCGCCCTGGTCGAGCACCTGCAGCGCCGCCCGTGA
- a CDS encoding SDR family oxidoreductase yields MPIDKVVLITGASSGIGEGIARELAATGAKLMLGARRIGRLEALAAELAGAGGTALAQALDVTDRGSVAAFADAARAAWGRVDVIVNNAGVMPLSLMASMKVEEWDRMVDVNIKGVLHGIAAVLPEMAARGSGHVINIASIAALGVVPTAAVYCATKHAVRAISEGLRQEHRDIRVTCIHPGVVRSELADTITDPAAAEAMKTYRAIALQPDAIARAVRFAIEQPDDVDVNEIVVRPTGAA; encoded by the coding sequence ATGCCCATCGACAAGGTCGTTCTCATCACCGGTGCTTCCAGCGGCATCGGCGAAGGCATCGCGCGCGAGCTCGCCGCCACAGGCGCGAAGCTCATGCTGGGAGCGCGGCGCATCGGGCGCCTGGAGGCGCTCGCCGCCGAGCTGGCCGGCGCCGGCGGCACGGCGCTGGCGCAGGCACTCGACGTGACCGATCGCGGCAGCGTTGCGGCCTTCGCCGATGCGGCCCGCGCCGCCTGGGGCCGCGTCGACGTCATCGTCAACAATGCCGGGGTGATGCCGCTGTCGCTCATGGCCTCGATGAAGGTGGAGGAATGGGACCGGATGGTCGACGTCAACATCAAGGGCGTGCTCCACGGCATCGCCGCGGTGCTGCCGGAGATGGCGGCGCGCGGCTCCGGCCATGTGATCAACATCGCCTCGATCGCCGCGCTCGGCGTCGTTCCGACGGCGGCCGTCTATTGCGCCACCAAGCATGCGGTGCGGGCGATCTCCGAGGGGTTGCGGCAGGAGCATCGCGACATCCGCGTCACCTGCATCCATCCCGGCGTGGTCCGCAGCGAGCTCGCCGACACGATCACCGATCCCGCGGCGGCCGAGGCCATGAAGACCTATCGCGCCATTGCACTCCAGCCGGACGCCATCGCCCGCGCGGTGCGCTTCGCCATCGAGCAGCCGGACGACGTCGACGTCAACGAGATCGTCGTGCGCCCGACAGGGGCGGCCTGA
- a CDS encoding Atu4866 domain-containing protein — protein sequence MRRLVLAASLCAALADSALAEETMSNHPYVGLWVTADGRIRHELLPNGRYDEARGSRRSAYQGRYVVTGNHIDYWDDTGFTADGDFIDGVLHHAGMILYRQQ from the coding sequence ATGCGCCGCCTCGTTCTCGCGGCGTCGCTCTGTGCGGCGCTCGCCGATTCCGCCCTCGCCGAGGAGACCATGAGCAACCATCCCTATGTCGGCCTGTGGGTGACGGCGGACGGCCGCATCCGCCACGAATTGCTGCCGAACGGCCGCTATGACGAAGCCCGCGGCTCGCGCCGGAGCGCCTATCAGGGGCGCTATGTCGTGACCGGAAATCATATCGATTACTGGGACGATACCGGCTTCACCGCCGATGGCGACTTCATCGACGGCGTGCTGCACCACGCCGGCATGATCCTTTATCGCCAGCAATGA
- a CDS encoding ArsR/SmtB family transcription factor, translating into MPNGHDMLFKTLADPTRRAIFERLCREGEQTVGALTARAGVSQPAVSKHLGVLKQAGLVRDRHEGRQTHYSAELGALAPLIDWTSEMAGFWENRFDRLEDLLKRMDQ; encoded by the coding sequence ATGCCGAACGGTCACGACATGCTGTTCAAGACGCTCGCCGATCCCACCCGGCGGGCGATCTTCGAGCGCCTGTGCCGGGAGGGCGAGCAGACGGTCGGGGCCCTGACGGCCCGGGCCGGGGTCTCGCAGCCGGCGGTCTCCAAGCATCTCGGGGTGCTGAAGCAGGCCGGGCTGGTCCGCGATCGCCACGAGGGCCGCCAGACCCATTACAGCGCCGAGCTCGGCGCCTTGGCGCCGCTGATCGACTGGACGAGCGAGATGGCCGGATTCTGGGAAAACCGGTTCGACCGGCTCGAGGATCTCTTGAAGAGGATGGACCAATGA
- a CDS encoding SRPBCC family protein has product MTGTSTETRSVVVEREVAFPPEKLWRALTQPHLISEWLMKNDFEPVVGHRFKLRGEWGGVLDCEVLAVEPHRTLSYTWNFAHDDAAYDLRSVVTFTLTPTGGGTHLRMEQSGFRPDQKQAYQGANHGWQGFFTTLEQVLARMD; this is encoded by the coding sequence ATGACGGGAACATCGACCGAAACCCGCTCCGTCGTCGTCGAACGGGAGGTGGCTTTTCCGCCGGAGAAGCTCTGGCGCGCGCTGACGCAGCCCCACCTGATCTCGGAATGGCTGATGAAGAACGATTTCGAGCCTGTCGTCGGCCACCGTTTCAAGCTTCGCGGCGAGTGGGGCGGCGTGCTGGACTGCGAGGTCCTCGCCGTCGAGCCTCACAGGACGCTGTCCTACACCTGGAATTTCGCGCACGACGATGCGGCCTACGACCTGCGCAGCGTGGTGACCTTCACGCTCACCCCGACGGGCGGCGGCACCCACCTGCGCATGGAGCAGTCAGGCTTCCGGCCGGATCAGAAGCAGGCCTATCAGGGCGCCAACCACGGGTGGCAGGGCTTCTTCACGACCTTGGAACAGGTTCTGGCGCGGATGGATTGA
- a CDS encoding DUF1801 domain-containing protein — protein MVGGTSTRSRKPARMAAPKQQAGAPPLLAGGNPQIAKGAGDAPVQAYIAAMPGWKHDVGRRLDALIVRTVPSVGKAVKWNSPLYGVEGQGWFLGIHCFTNTVKVAFFRGMSLHPVPPGASKSGDTRYLDIREHDQLDEVQLAAWVEQASRLPGERM, from the coding sequence ATGGTCGGCGGGACATCCACGAGGTCGAGGAAGCCGGCAAGGATGGCCGCGCCGAAGCAGCAGGCCGGCGCGCCGCCGCTCCTCGCCGGCGGCAACCCTCAGATCGCCAAGGGGGCCGGCGATGCGCCGGTGCAGGCCTATATCGCGGCCATGCCGGGCTGGAAGCACGATGTCGGCCGCCGCCTCGACGCGCTGATCGTGCGCACCGTCCCAAGTGTCGGCAAGGCGGTCAAATGGAACTCGCCGCTCTACGGGGTCGAGGGCCAGGGCTGGTTCCTCGGCATTCATTGCTTCACGAACACCGTCAAGGTGGCGTTCTTCCGCGGCATGTCCCTCCATCCCGTTCCCCCCGGCGCGTCGAAGAGCGGGGATACGCGCTACCTCGACATCCGCGAGCACGACCAGCTCGACGAGGTCCAGCTCGCCGCCTGGGTGGAGCAGGCCAGCCGATTGCCGGGCGAACGGATGTGA
- a CDS encoding DUF1801 domain-containing protein, translated as MKAGGSKDEGADDPSRLIDARIEQLADWRGETLARVRALIRQAEPDVVEEWKWRGVPVWSRAGMICTGETYKSVVKVTFAKGAALADPSGLFNASLDGNTRRAIDVHEGEAIDDEAFKALIRAAVALNTASAPKRPGKRA; from the coding sequence ATGAAGGCAGGCGGCTCGAAGGACGAGGGCGCAGATGATCCCTCCCGGCTGATCGACGCCAGAATCGAGCAGCTGGCCGACTGGCGAGGCGAGACGCTCGCCCGGGTCCGGGCCCTCATCCGGCAGGCCGAGCCGGACGTGGTCGAGGAGTGGAAGTGGCGAGGAGTTCCGGTGTGGTCGCGCGCCGGCATGATCTGCACCGGCGAGACCTACAAGAGCGTCGTGAAGGTGACCTTCGCCAAGGGCGCCGCATTGGCGGACCCGTCGGGCCTGTTCAACGCCAGCCTCGACGGCAACACCCGGCGTGCCATCGATGTCCACGAGGGCGAAGCGATCGACGACGAGGCGTTCAAGGCGCTGATCCGTGCCGCCGTCGCGCTCAACACGGCTTCGGCTCCCAAGCGGCCGGGGAAGCGGGCATAG
- a CDS encoding alpha/beta fold hydrolase, whose product MRADVVEASGEAFETFRARTVEVGEAAIHCRIGGDGPPLLLLHGCPQTHLMWRKLAPALARHFTVVASDLRGYGDSSKPRGLPNHANYSFRAMAGDQVELMAALGFEAFSAAGHDRGARVLHRMALDHPGAVRRLALLDILPTVVLYERADRDFARLYWEWFFFIQGDGFPERLLGADPECFLRYELGPLVEDGTIGPEVWRDYLRVLQDEAAIHGMCEDYRAGASVDLEHDAADAGRRIEAPVLLLWGERNPVWRRFTMIETWQPFAANVTGGGIDAGHYLAEEAPEAVLDRLIPFMVPDSP is encoded by the coding sequence ATGCGAGCTGATGTCGTCGAGGCGAGCGGCGAGGCCTTTGAGACGTTCCGTGCGAGGACGGTCGAAGTCGGCGAAGCGGCGATCCACTGCCGCATCGGCGGCGACGGGCCGCCGCTGCTGCTCCTGCATGGCTGCCCGCAGACGCACCTGATGTGGCGCAAGCTCGCCCCTGCCCTGGCGCGGCATTTCACCGTCGTTGCCAGCGACCTGCGCGGCTATGGCGACAGCAGCAAGCCGCGCGGCCTGCCGAACCACGCGAACTATTCCTTCCGGGCAATGGCCGGGGATCAGGTCGAGCTCATGGCGGCGCTCGGTTTCGAAGCCTTCAGCGCAGCCGGCCATGACCGCGGCGCCCGTGTCCTGCACCGGATGGCGCTGGACCATCCGGGGGCCGTCCGGCGGCTCGCTCTGCTTGACATCCTGCCGACGGTGGTCCTCTACGAGCGGGCGGATCGCGACTTTGCGCGCCTCTACTGGGAATGGTTCTTCTTCATCCAGGGCGACGGCTTCCCGGAAAGGCTCCTCGGCGCCGATCCCGAATGCTTCCTGCGCTACGAGCTCGGCCCTCTCGTCGAGGACGGCACCATCGGTCCCGAGGTCTGGCGGGACTATCTCCGCGTCCTGCAGGATGAAGCCGCCATCCACGGCATGTGCGAGGACTATCGGGCGGGAGCATCGGTGGATCTCGAGCACGACGCGGCCGACGCCGGTCGACGGATCGAGGCTCCCGTGCTGCTCCTGTGGGGCGAGCGTAATCCGGTGTGGCGCCGCTTCACCATGATCGAGACGTGGCAGCCATTCGCCGCCAACGTCACCGGCGGCGGCATCGACGCCGGCCATTACCTCGCCGAGGAGGCGCCCGAGGCGGTGCTGGACCGGCTGATCCCCTTCATGGTCCCCGACAGCCCCTAA